The following proteins are co-located in the Solanum pennellii chromosome 8, SPENNV200 genome:
- the LOC107028457 gene encoding LRR receptor-like serine/threonine-protein kinase FEI 2 isoform X1, with product MGGFSLKIQDLLFLSVLLLCIFPRLTLALNPDGQALVNFRIAISGSDGVLEQWRPEDSDPCGWKGVQCDSKSKRVTSLSLPNHKLSGYISPDIGKLDQLQFLALHDNNFYGAIPPALGNCTNLKSLFLQSNYLSGWIPDELGNLPELENLDLSSNSLSGNIPSSLGKLNNLGIFNVSTNFLVGQIPSDGHLAKFGNDSFLGNRNLCGKQVSQDCNNGGPSISPSPDSAQSQNKNGRLLISASATVGALLLVALMCFWGCFLYKRLGKNDGKSLAMDICAGASIVMFHGDLPYSSKDIIKKLETLNEEHIIGSGGFGTVYKLAMDDGNVFAVKRIIKMNEGFDRFFERELEILGSIKHRYLVNLRGYCNSPTSKLLIYDFLSGGSLDEVLHERSEQLDWGARLTVIMGAAKGLAYLHHDCSPRVIHRDIKSSNILLDGNFEARVSDFGLAKLLGDEESHITTIVAGTFGYLAPEYMQSGRATEKTDVYSFGVLVLEVISGKRPTDASYIEKGFNIVGWLNYLASENRRTEIVDPLCERVQTESLDSLLSVATQCVSSSPDDRPTMHRVVQILESEVMTPCPSDFYDSSSD from the exons ATGGGCGGCTTCTCTTTGAAAATTCAGGATTTGTTGTTTTTAAGCGTGCTGTTGCTTTGCATTTTCCCAAGACTTACACTAGCACTCAATCCTGATG GTCAAGCGCTTGTCAATTTTAGGATTGCAATATCTGGTTCCGATGGTGTTCTTGAGCAGTGGAGACCAGAAGATTCTGACCCATGTGGCTGGAAAGGAGTACAATGTGACTCAAAATCAAAGAGAGTTACGTCTTT AAGCCTCCCTAATCACAAACTGAGTGGATATATATCACCAGATATTGGGAAGCTAGACCAGTTGCAGTTTCT GGCTCTTCATGACAATAATTTCTATGGGGCAATACCTCCTGCATTGGGAAATTGTACAAACCTGAAATCTCT GTTTCTTCAGAGTAATTATTTAAGCGGATGGATTCCTGATGAGTTGGGAAACCTTCCTGAGCTTGAGAATCT AGATCTTTCAAGCAACTCTCTCAGTGGAAACATTCCATCATCCCTTGGCAAGCTGAACAATCTTGGCATTTT CAACGTGTCAACAAATTTCTTGGTTGGGCAGATACCTTCAGATGGACACCTTGCCAAGTTTGGAAATGATTC CTTTCTTGGAAATCGTAACTTGTGTGGCAAACAAGTTAGTCAGGACTGTAACAATGGAGGTCCTTCAATATCCCCGTCCCCGGATTCAG CCCAAAGCCAAAATAAGAATGGTCGACTACTTATAAGTGCATCTGCCACTGTGGGCGCACTGCTTTTAGTGGCACTGATGTGTTTCTGGGGCTGTTTCCTCTACAAGAGACTGGGTAAAAATGATGGCAAAAGTCTTGCAATGGATATTTGTGCAG GTGCATCGATTGTGATGTTCCATGGAGATTTACCCTACTCTTCCAAGGACATCATCAAAAAACTGGAGACTCTGAATGAAGAGCACATTATTGGTTCTGGGGGCTTTGGAACTGTATACAAACTTGCAATGGATGATGGCAATGTATTTGCCGTGAAGAGAATTATCAAGATGAATGAAGGCTTCGATAGATTCTTCGAAAGGGAGCTTGAAATTCTTGGAAGTATTAAGCACCGGTATCTGGTAAATCTGCGAGGATATTGCAATTCTCCGACATCAAAGTTGTTGATATATGACTTTTTATCAGGAGGTAGCCTAGATGAAGTTCTGCACG AGAGATCTGAGCAGTTAGACTGGGGTGCACGGCTGACTGTAATCATGGGAGCTGCAAAAGGGCTGGCATATTTACATCACGATTGTTCTCCTCGAGTAATACACCGTGACATAAAGTCTAGCAACATTTTGCTTGATGGAAACTTTGAGGCTCGAGTATCTGATTTTGGACTGGCCAAATTACTCGGGGATGAGGAGTCTCACATCACAACAATTGTAGCTGGCACATTTGGGTATTTAGCTCCAG AATACATGCAGAGTGGTAGGGCTACAGAAAAGACAGATGTTTATAGTTTTGGAGTTCTGGTTCTTGAAGTCATAAGTGGGAAGCGGCCGACTGATGCATCATATATTGAGAAGGGCTTCAATATTGTAGGCTGG CTGAATTATTTAGCATCTGAGAATAGACGGACAGAGATAGTTGATCCGCTTTGTGAACGAGTGCAGACTGAAAGCCTTGATTCCCTGCTTTCAGTTGCCACTCAGTGTGTTTCTTCAAGCCCCGACGACAGGCCCACAATGCACAGGGTTGTTCAGATTCTCGAATCTGAAGTCATGACTCCATGTCCCAGTGACTTCTACGATTCAAGCTCGGATTGA
- the LOC107028457 gene encoding LRR receptor-like serine/threonine-protein kinase FEI 2 isoform X2, with protein MGGFSLKIQDLLFLSVLLLCIFPRLTLALNPDGQALVNFRIAISGSDGVLEQWRPEDSDPCGWKGVQCDSKSKRVTSFLPNHKLSGYISPDIGKLDQLQFLALHDNNFYGAIPPALGNCTNLKSLFLQSNYLSGWIPDELGNLPELENLDLSSNSLSGNIPSSLGKLNNLGIFNVSTNFLVGQIPSDGHLAKFGNDSFLGNRNLCGKQVSQDCNNGGPSISPSPDSAQSQNKNGRLLISASATVGALLLVALMCFWGCFLYKRLGKNDGKSLAMDICAGASIVMFHGDLPYSSKDIIKKLETLNEEHIIGSGGFGTVYKLAMDDGNVFAVKRIIKMNEGFDRFFERELEILGSIKHRYLVNLRGYCNSPTSKLLIYDFLSGGSLDEVLHERSEQLDWGARLTVIMGAAKGLAYLHHDCSPRVIHRDIKSSNILLDGNFEARVSDFGLAKLLGDEESHITTIVAGTFGYLAPEYMQSGRATEKTDVYSFGVLVLEVISGKRPTDASYIEKGFNIVGWLNYLASENRRTEIVDPLCERVQTESLDSLLSVATQCVSSSPDDRPTMHRVVQILESEVMTPCPSDFYDSSSD; from the exons ATGGGCGGCTTCTCTTTGAAAATTCAGGATTTGTTGTTTTTAAGCGTGCTGTTGCTTTGCATTTTCCCAAGACTTACACTAGCACTCAATCCTGATG GTCAAGCGCTTGTCAATTTTAGGATTGCAATATCTGGTTCCGATGGTGTTCTTGAGCAGTGGAGACCAGAAGATTCTGACCCATGTGGCTGGAAAGGAGTACAATGTGACTCAAAATCAAAGAGAGTTACGTCTTT CCTCCCTAATCACAAACTGAGTGGATATATATCACCAGATATTGGGAAGCTAGACCAGTTGCAGTTTCT GGCTCTTCATGACAATAATTTCTATGGGGCAATACCTCCTGCATTGGGAAATTGTACAAACCTGAAATCTCT GTTTCTTCAGAGTAATTATTTAAGCGGATGGATTCCTGATGAGTTGGGAAACCTTCCTGAGCTTGAGAATCT AGATCTTTCAAGCAACTCTCTCAGTGGAAACATTCCATCATCCCTTGGCAAGCTGAACAATCTTGGCATTTT CAACGTGTCAACAAATTTCTTGGTTGGGCAGATACCTTCAGATGGACACCTTGCCAAGTTTGGAAATGATTC CTTTCTTGGAAATCGTAACTTGTGTGGCAAACAAGTTAGTCAGGACTGTAACAATGGAGGTCCTTCAATATCCCCGTCCCCGGATTCAG CCCAAAGCCAAAATAAGAATGGTCGACTACTTATAAGTGCATCTGCCACTGTGGGCGCACTGCTTTTAGTGGCACTGATGTGTTTCTGGGGCTGTTTCCTCTACAAGAGACTGGGTAAAAATGATGGCAAAAGTCTTGCAATGGATATTTGTGCAG GTGCATCGATTGTGATGTTCCATGGAGATTTACCCTACTCTTCCAAGGACATCATCAAAAAACTGGAGACTCTGAATGAAGAGCACATTATTGGTTCTGGGGGCTTTGGAACTGTATACAAACTTGCAATGGATGATGGCAATGTATTTGCCGTGAAGAGAATTATCAAGATGAATGAAGGCTTCGATAGATTCTTCGAAAGGGAGCTTGAAATTCTTGGAAGTATTAAGCACCGGTATCTGGTAAATCTGCGAGGATATTGCAATTCTCCGACATCAAAGTTGTTGATATATGACTTTTTATCAGGAGGTAGCCTAGATGAAGTTCTGCACG AGAGATCTGAGCAGTTAGACTGGGGTGCACGGCTGACTGTAATCATGGGAGCTGCAAAAGGGCTGGCATATTTACATCACGATTGTTCTCCTCGAGTAATACACCGTGACATAAAGTCTAGCAACATTTTGCTTGATGGAAACTTTGAGGCTCGAGTATCTGATTTTGGACTGGCCAAATTACTCGGGGATGAGGAGTCTCACATCACAACAATTGTAGCTGGCACATTTGGGTATTTAGCTCCAG AATACATGCAGAGTGGTAGGGCTACAGAAAAGACAGATGTTTATAGTTTTGGAGTTCTGGTTCTTGAAGTCATAAGTGGGAAGCGGCCGACTGATGCATCATATATTGAGAAGGGCTTCAATATTGTAGGCTGG CTGAATTATTTAGCATCTGAGAATAGACGGACAGAGATAGTTGATCCGCTTTGTGAACGAGTGCAGACTGAAAGCCTTGATTCCCTGCTTTCAGTTGCCACTCAGTGTGTTTCTTCAAGCCCCGACGACAGGCCCACAATGCACAGGGTTGTTCAGATTCTCGAATCTGAAGTCATGACTCCATGTCCCAGTGACTTCTACGATTCAAGCTCGGATTGA